One Oryza brachyantha chromosome 3, ObraRS2, whole genome shotgun sequence DNA segment encodes these proteins:
- the LOC102702271 gene encoding uncharacterized protein LOC102702271 produces MAFLEPQRKRRATIKTSKITARFRPIMPRPMLASDVEDEDVLSLQSRRFHGCKRGALQGLMPIVDKRQMRESSSSSFTPPLGHHPTTIGVQCIPVGFSRSDHLGKSLIGSHISPWANWPPQVVEKRFPMECDLLRKLEEPRVTMPRPMRPLRTTICIDTSSIEGANWEKMPVCRMTALQVEAELEADIIPAIVSGPNNHVCLVNDAYKALVGQPVCPWLDSLPCTGTSRRINGEVYLDVRRYTATDQPIREAAGGAFSCNSRISWEHNGKLASVAASCDVMRLACNYREYLFVWRFDTTKGTIFYSPM; encoded by the coding sequence ATGGCTTTCTTGGAGCCGCAGAGGAAGCGTCGAGCGACTATCAAGACTAGCAAGATCACAGCACGGTTCCGCCCCATCATGCCTAGGCCCATGCTAGCTAGCGATGTGGAAGATGAAGATGTCTTGTCTCTGCAGAGTAGGCGGTTCCATGGGTGCAAGCGTGGTGCCCTGCAAGGCCTCATGCCAATAGTGGACAAGAGGCAAATGAGGGAgtcatcctcttcttctttcACTCCTCCACTCGGGCATCATCCTACAACAATTGGGGTGCAATGCATACCTGTAGGTTTTTCAAGAAGTGATCATCTGGGCAAGTCCCTAATAGGGTCTCACATTTCACCATGGGCTAATTGGCCACCACAGGTGGTAGAGAAGCGCTTCCCTATGGAGTGCGACCTGCTTAGGAAGCTGGAGGAGCCTAGGGTCACCATGCCCCGTCCTATGCGGCCCTTGCGCACTACCATTTGCATTGACACCAGTAGTATCGAAGGTGCAAACTGGGAGAAGATGCCTGTTTGTAGGATGACAGCGTTGCAGGTGGAGGCAGAGCTAGAAGCTGATATTATACCAGCTATCGTCTCAGGCCCTAACAACCATGTCTGCCTAGTTAACGATGCATACAAGGCGCTAGTGGGGCAACCAGTTTGTCCGTGGCTTGACTCCTTACCGTGCACAGGCACATCACGACGGATCAATGGCGAGGTCTACCTTGATGTGAGGAGGTACACAGCCACTGACCAACCCATAAGGGAGGCCGCTGGAGGGGCCTTCTCATGCAATTCAAGGATCTCGTGGGAGCACAATGGAAAGTTGGCCTCCGTGGCTGCATCCTGCGATGTCATGCGTCTAGCGTGCAACTATAGGGAATATCTTTTTGTCTGGAGATTTGACACCACCAAGGGCACCATATTTTATTCTCCAATGTAA